DNA from Candidatus Methylomirabilis tolerans:
CTTTCGAGGTAATGTCACGCTTTCGCCTCCAGACAACCAGAAGCTGTAAGGAAATCGTCTGTCAGTGCCTGGACCAACTTCAGGTATCGATCGCCGACCGGAGCGATCTCGATCGTCCGCGTCTCCGATCCGGTATGCTGAAGTCTGAACGTCAGCATCTCCTTCGGCAAATACCCGTAGCCATGCTCGGCCCACTCGATCGCGGTCACACCATCCCCTGCCAAATACTCATCCAGACCCAGACTTACAAAGGCCTCAGGGGTCTCGATACGGTATAGGTCGATATGGTAGAGGGGAAGGCGACCGCTATATCGGTGCATGATCGTGAAGGTCGGACTGCTCACGTACGTCGCCGGAGCTACGCCAAGTCCTCGGGCTAGTCCCCCGACGAAGAGGGTTTTCCCGGTTCCGAGCTCACCGGTGAGGCTAATGACGTCGCCCGCACCCGCAAGTCTACCCACCGCCTCCCCCAGCGCGCGCGTCTGCTCAGGTGAGGCGGAGTGATACAGGCTCACGGTCACCCTCTTCCGACAATCTCCCCGTGCCTCCCTTTACCAAGGGGGGAGTGGGGGGATTTGGCGCAGGAGAGAAGAGAAGCCTGAGACTTCAGTTGTCGAATAGCTTCCGGGATCTGTGCCATCAGATCGGAGGCGACCATCGC
Protein-coding regions in this window:
- the tsaE gene encoding tRNA (adenosine(37)-N6)-threonylcarbamoyltransferase complex ATPase subunit type 1 TsaE; protein product: MTVSLYHSASPEQTRALGEAVGRLAGAGDVISLTGELGTGKTLFVGGLARGLGVAPATYVSSPTFTIMHRYSGRLPLYHIDLYRIETPEAFVSLGLDEYLAGDGVTAIEWAEHGYGYLPKEMLTFRLQHTGSETRTIEIAPVGDRYLKLVQALTDDFLTASGCLEAKA